The following nucleotide sequence is from Zea mays cultivar B73 chromosome 1, Zm-B73-REFERENCE-NAM-5.0, whole genome shotgun sequence.
GTAATTTCTTGACTGCAGGAAATATGAAGTTGTTTAAAGCGCTGGTTTGCTTGTATAATGTATATCTGACAGACTTTTGTCTATATGATGATTTGAACTGATATACCTTGCAATGGTTTTTTTTTCTTGAATATATCTTATGATGGCTCAATTTAGTACTTCCTGCGTTCCAAATATGGTTCACTTTTTTTGAATGAAATTATAGTTCACTTTGGCtttgtcctaagtcaaacttCTTCAGCTTTGACCAAGTTTATAGAAAACTCACCGACAGTTAGAAGTTAGAACATCAAATTAGTTTCATTATTTTTTCTATGAAATCTGTTTTGATGGAGCATTTATTTGAACTTGTAGATGCTAATAATCTTTCAAAAAGCTTGGTCAAAGTTAGAGAAGTTTGACAAGACAAGCTAAGTTGAActataatttggaatggagtaGGATAGAACATGTTCTATGACTCCTTTTTTTAAAAACTAAGGTTCTTACTTCTGAGCCTTGGTCATTATGATCGCTCTTTGAAGCTGTTCTTGGGGCTTACCTAGTcatttttgttttatttttcaTCTGCATTCTCTGGTCTTTTCTCTGTTAGAATAATATATGGTCTGAAGCTCCACTTTCCTAGTCATATGTTTCTAGGACCATTTTTTGTCATGGTATCATGACCTCAGAAGTCAGAAGCCATTTTCTTCACAGAAACCAAATATTTTCTACCGGTTCTCAGGACATGCTATAAATCTATGTGCCCTTGCTAGTCTAGTTGTTTGTGCTTTGTGGGGCTAGTTTGGTTTTTTAAGGAAGACTGGTTATCTTGTTGAATCAAATAATTGTGCaatgaccttaacatgcttctattTCTCGCAAATTGCTATTTTTTCAATAATTATGATATcaaaatgcttttggtcattcaagAAAAATTGTCCCCCCTTTTCTCTGTTCTCTGTAGAAATGGATGAAAAAGTAAATCTTGTTGAAGTGTTAACTCGTCAAGTTGAAAATCTGCAGCGAGGTAAGACTCGCATCACATCTGTGTACTGTGCTACACAACACAAGATTGTCATCTATACTTATTTCACTAATCAACGCTATCATATATGATACTGCTTTTTTGCTATGTTCATTAATGCAGTCCTCTTAGATCAAATTCAAAAAAAGTTCTCTGTAGTTCAACTCTTCATCCTGTAGATTAGTTTCAGTACTGTTGTTTTTCTGTTGAAGCAATTCAATCCAGCTGCATCATTTAGTATATAGAAAAACTAGTATAACTATGCAACCTATTAAATATGAGAAAATGCGGATAGTCAATTGGAATTCCTATGCTTCTAATAAACGAGAAATTATGCCATCTGACATATCAAGTACTCCTAGATGAGGTCTTAGGAGTGCACACTGGGATTAATCACTTAACTTATTTCATTACTGAGAAATTGAAGAGGTTACATGGTTATTTATGCCAGCATGATGCAATTCTGAAGTGTCCTTGTTATGTACGGCCAGACCTATACTAGTCGCAACAGGGCCATTAGTGGCTGATGCGCACATCAGGGTAGGGCCCAAGGCCCATAGTGATCCTTTTCCTCGTTCGAGAGTCTCGAGAGTCTCCGCCCTTCTTCCACTAACTAAGACCAATTGAGACACGTTTTCATGTTCTAATTGAACACTTTCCATTTATGATTAAAGGAGAAGATTGTTTTTTACCAAACATATGCGGATCAAATCACGACTTACAATAAGAAGATTTATTTAGATAGCTAGTTTTTCTTATAAATACTTGTAAGACACCTTGGGATTGATTAATCAGAAACAAGATTGTTTCCGGCTTCCTTTAGGGAGTCGGGATTTCTCTAGCTCTAGCCTTAGCCGGCCGCCCCTGTTGTGAGCTGTGCCGTCAACTACGGCGCCGGCTCGGCGTTCTTCGCGCTTCAAGCCTCGACCCCCAATCTCCCACCACTATAACCTACGATCAGTGAGGCTAGAGGACTTGGTTCCTAACAGTCCTGAAAGAGCTGCCCAAGTTCTTGGTTCATTACATTATATTTATTTCCAAATTCCAATACGCATAATAATATGACGTTTTGAGAAAACTGCTGACCTTTTTTGGATAGTGTGTTCTCTCATTTTTTTTTCTGGATGGACTTGCAGTTATTTCTGGAAGCAGTAGTTCTTTAAGAGCCTTTTTGTTTAATGATTTTATCATTGTATATGTTCTTGTGGTACAGGGTGTGCTGATAGATACTTTGTTTGTAGAGCGTGATGAGCTCAGAAAAGATATTGAGCAATTATGTATGCAACAAGCTGGGCCTGGTTATGTTTCTGTTGCAACTCGAATGCTTACTCAGAGGTACGTCCATATCTAATTTAATCTTTCATTTGTGTTAACTGTGCAAACAAAGCAATATTTTTGTTGTAACTATTCAGGACAGCAGCTTTGGAACAGGATATTGAGAACCTCCAGAAAAAGTTAGGTGGTTGCTTAAGAGAGAATCAAAATTTGCAAGAGGAGCTTGCTGAAGCTTATCGAATTAAGGTGTGCTACTTCTTTCTCCCTATTGTTATTTAGCAGCTTTAATTTTTTTTTCATTCTTTCATTTTTTTTTATTTCAGAGCCAGCTTGCTGAGTTACATGGTGCTGCACTATCAAAGGTTTCTCACTTTGACTTAAAATATGTGGCTATTTTATTTAATAAACTGTAGCTTTTAGCAGTAATGAACATTGCTAAGAGATGTGTGCTGATTTTGTTCTTCTCTACCTTTACATATACGCAAAGAGTAATAGTGCATGGACATGTTATTAAATGAAATTTGGTTTAGTGAGTTGGTCACCCCAACAGAGTGACATTTTCCATCTTGATCTTGGGCAGTACTCCTTACTGGACATTGTGTGCTGAGCACAGACACAATTTCTTCATCGTCGATGaggcaagaagcagaagaacaagtgatACTTCTGTATTAGATGTATTCAATGTAAAACATGCAACTGTACTGGATAGGATATGCTTATGCTTGAACCTGCCTGGGGTTGCAAGGCCTTAAAGGTGCAGCCAGGGCGATGGATTAAAAGTTAGAAGTGTTTGATTTTAGGGAATGAACCAACTAATAGTTTATATTGAGTTAGAGATGTTCGGATCTCTGTCACACATACATCTCAGATTTCCAGTGACGTCGAGAACAACCTTACTACCATGATTACATGTAGGCGAAACAGgaatgtgtttgaatcataaggaGGGGTAGTGATTGGTGGTGAAGACTGCCTTGGAGCGGCCAATGCAGATGGTTTTATGTAACTCTGTGCAGCTTTTGAAGGGAGTGAAGTGCAACCAATGTGAGCTATTAAGAAATAAGAATTAGGGAACCAAATGGGCAAGATTGTCTCGTTAAGGCTCGAGCAGCTCAGTCTCGAAGCACGTGACCTTATCGGGGTTGGTGCTGGTGAGGTTCATGGCCCTTTACACTCCCTCTCAACATGCTCGACCACAACGCCGGGCAGGCTTGGAATCCAGGACAACAACATTGGCAGGGGTGGTGTTTGGGGCGACGATGCATTGAAGATCGGAGCTCGGGGCAGTGTTACTCAGGGCAGCAGAGTTCAAGTTGATGGTGTGTGTAGCACCAGTCAGGAGGCCGGGAGCAAGGTGGCAGTGTCCTCCAAACAGCCACTGCCCATGGCAAAGGGCATCTCTCTGTGTGGTAGTATTGCAGCGCTGACCTTGGCGGGGACTTGATACCGACCTTGCTGGGGTTGCTGAGGTTGACGAGGGAGGACTGGGGTGTGGTTAGTTTGCTGGGGGTGGTTCCACATCACTTTTTTAGTGATGTTCTGGCTGCTCGATGAATATAGAGGATGGTAGCGATCCATGTATCAATCTGCTCCAAAAGAACATGGAGTTGCCCTGTTTAGGGTTGTCAATGAGCCAAGTTCAAGCGAGCCTAGGATTTCCTTCGAGGTTGGAGTCAAGCTCAAGCTTGGCTCAAATGAAGCTAAAAAAGGCTCGAGCTTGGCTTGGCTAAGCACAACTGATGACATCCTCTGCTAAAGGAATACACAACACTCAAAAGTTGCTGCATAGGAAATCAAATTTGGAGCTGTTTGGTTCTTTTATTTCCCTCTTTTGGTTCCAATGGTTTCTGCTGGGTTTGACACTTTATTTTGTTGTGTGATGAGCCTCGCTAGGGGGGTGGGGGTGTTGGCGTATGAGCAAGAGGTGGCAGAAGCTAGAGGAGGGTGCAGCGCAGGGAGAGAGGCACACATAGATGGATAGAGGGGTGGGGTGGGGAGAGAGATAGAGTGAGACTGTGAGAGCAATTGCTCTACTCTTGCTTAAGATCCAAATGGTTACATGACCCCTGTATTTGTAGTCCCTATCGGACTTACTGCCAAGCAAATTAGAGATGAGTGCTTATAGATTTGGACCCTCCTTTCCTAAGCAAGCCAATCCTTATTTCCTAACAAATTCTTCCTTTTTATTCTCAACCTTACTAAATCTATCTCTAATTTCCATATGTTTCAGTCTCTTCCGGGTGGGAGGGGGCTAGTGGCACCGTGGGCCAGGTACGACCAGCTAGGGCCCTCTTCTGGGCCTCGCTTGGCCTGGCTCGAGGGAGCGTAGATAGGCCCGTGACATGTTACGTATTTGCAAAAATGATGGACGGTTTCCTAGAGAGAAAAAATAAGCTCCAAACATCTAGAGTGCAAAAATATTGCAAAAACATCTAGATGGAGAGAGGGGTGGggtggggagagagagagagtgagacgGTAAGGAAGATGCCTTAGTGTCAATCGTAAGGCGGGTAAGGCACCTCATTTTTTTCTGACCGCCTTACCGCCTAAGGGACGCCTTAATAGTTTGCATCAGAGATTTTCCCTTCAATGTATTTGACATTTTTTGTAGGCATCTTTAGAAGAGGAGAAAGAGTCACTTAAAGCTAAAATATCGAAGCTGCAAAGCAACCTAAGAATGGTAAGATAAGCTTGGAAATGCCAAGTGAAGTTTGGGGTACTCCAAATCTTTTTCGTTCATTGAAAACTATTGCTTTTGGTTGTGTAGGGCCTTGAAATTGAACAACATTTGCAAAGAAATGCACGAATATTAGAGAAAAGACAGGTACAATTCTGAAGTATTATATTGTACTTTCTCATGACCTCTTTAATTGTATACTTTGGAGTGCAGGCACTGTATGATGGATTCCTGAGAAATGGATTGTCCAAACTTCAAAAGTTCTACACATGTCAAAAGGCTGAAATTATGAAAATATTGGAAGAAGAATCGTTGCGGTTGATGAAAGTTGTTGCAGAGATTCAGGATAAACTAACTGAATTTTGTATCAACACTGAAGTTAGTGACCACCCTGCCGATAAGATTCAATGTTGTGACAGCAGTTGTAAACATGTGCATGTTACTAAAGATATCAGTCCTAGCACATGTCGTAAGGTTTGTACATGTTGTCAATAAACTCTTCCCTGTACATTTATGCTGAGCCTTTTCCTATGTTTACTGACTACAGAAACATATGCTTTCAGGATATTGAAAAATTACTCCATAAAACATAATTGAATGCTCTTACTCATGTCACTAAGTTAGAAATCTGAATGTGACACTTCAAGTGTATTCAACATTCACAACCACTAGAACATAGCATAAAATGGAGGAATTATATGGAATAACATGTCATAGGATCATAAGACGCTAGCTCTTTAAGAAACTGACAAGCGACAACATTTTCTTTTAGGGCAAGTTTTCCTGTCAAATCCGTTAGAGATATGTGTTGGCATGTGTATCTTTGTACTCACCTTACTTTTACACCAACCATATATCTTATATAATGAAAGGTCACCCCTCCATGGGTGTGTAGTGTTTGTCTAATTTTCTACATGGTAtcgtctggccctaaccatggctCCTCCCTTCCACTGCCCCACCTCACCCCCTAGCCGCCGACCCTTTCCCTAGGGCGGCACTGGCTCCTCTCATAGCATCCTCTTTGGTACTGTAGCAACAATTACACACACATGTTGGTGTTTAATTCATAGCCAGTAAATTACATTACATATACATGTTGGAATATAAGTGAATTATCCACCTCTTCCTAATAGCCTGAACTGGTttgtgcatgcaacttaatatgaTATCAAAACTAGAGATCTCGAGTTCGAATCCTAGTTAGcgtaattaaataaaataattgttgttTGCTTTTTCCATATCTGAGACCTAAGAGAGCCTCAACCTAAGCCTCTTCCTATCAACTTAAGCTTTTGGATTGAACtagttggtgcatgcaacttaataatACATAGTACAAACTGATAGGTGTTTTGTAATCTTGGCATAAAGCCACATGTTGTGCTTTTTTGGAAGCATGTTACAAGCTTATTTACCATGATGGGCACATGAATGATTGAATGAAGAAAGTGATAGTGGATGAAGATGTGAACTTCTTAGCTCTTTGCTGGGAAATAATTCAGTAGTGTTTTGAGTGTTGAATTGAAAATTGTGTTGCTTTTCCTATTCAGGGATCAAGATTCCGATATGTACATTACAAATTTATTTACCTTTTTTTCCCGAAGAAACACTTCTTATAGATAATCGCAGCTTATTGGGGTTGCATATGCTGTAGAGTGATTATCCTGCTGATCTTAACTCCGTGTCGTTTGATGAATCTAAAGCACTTGCACAAGCCTTACAGGAGAAGGTACCATTTCACTTCAGTGATTTTTTTTATCTTCATGAATCAATTTATGATAGCCCTACCTGATTTTTTTCTCCCAATTTTCTTTTAAAGTTATAGTGAGATTTTTTTGGGGTGGAAAATGTCCAAATTTCCTTTGGCCAATGTCCAGATAACCCTACAAAACCAATGTTTGGTTCAATTTATCCCCCCCCCCCAAGTTATTTTAGTTGGGCTGGTTTACTCCTTAACAAGATTTGTCTTTTTGTTTCTCTATGTACAAGTTGAGTTTTAATTTCAAAATTTGAGATGATAGCGAACATCATATTTTATGATAAAAATACATCATGTTTTTTTCACTGGAATTGACTAATCTCACATTACAGTGGTGTCTTTTGCAGATGGAAGCACTTATGCTCTTCTCACAGGAACAAGAAAGATACCTATTAGAGAAACAGAGAGACCTGATTGTTATCGAGGAACTCCAGAAGAACTTATCTCAAGTAGTACCTCTAGAATTCCTACTTGTCATTATTTTTCAATCACAACGTAATATATGACGAGTGTTCTAAATAGTACAAGTATGGTTTGTCATGAAGTTGATACTTCATATCATTACTATTTTGTGCATTTTGCTCCTAGCTGTTGGAAAGGTAAAACTGAACCATATGATTCTTTTCGAAAGTATGGATTAAATGACTAGAgttagttttgaagtttgaacttGGATTTTTCTTAGGGAAGTTCGTCAATATATTATGGACTTGACTATTCACACTGCTAACACTGGTGGTTTGCCAGTAGTGTCATCCTTGATAAGTTGATATACAGTAATTAGTCACATTTACTTCTTTAGTATATGACCTATTTTTAGGTGTGAGTTTCTGTTGCACATCAGCACACTTCAGTGTTGGATGAGTGTGTCGCTTGACTACTAcatcttaggccctgtttgggaacaaagtttttgaaaatcacagtttttgaaatactatactatactttagttatgacaataccgtagtttataataccgcagttttgaaaactgaggtccagagctaagtttagaatgccttaaaaacaactatagtatttgcaatacttcagttttgaaaacagagattttacccagcttgccaaacaccattatgtatataatactgcagtatttgagaatactgcagtattcttccaaaactgcagaaaaactttgttcccaaacacccccttatgTGTACAAGTTAAAGATGAAAAGGTGAAGGTCCTGATGGAATTAACAAAACTAAAAGAACAATATTTGCTATTGAAGGGGTAAGTATTTTCTTCAGTAAGTAATCAAATAAACCAACTTTGTTGTTAATGGAGTAATTTTTTTAAGGGGATAAAGTTGCAGGTTTTTAATTTTCAAAAAAAAGATAGGTTTTTGTAACATTGGTCACAGCATTATCACTATAACAAAGCTTGGTTTTGTGAAGGGCCTCATAAAAAGTCACATACCAAACAGAAAAATGTAATAAGCCTTAATCATATTGAATTAAATTTGGTTGATCTGTAGGCTTAGTTCTTTTGAGTTTGATCATTGAGCATGTAAGAACCATTCCTATTGTTTGCATCAGAAGCAAACATGCAAACATTACATATTTTTTGTCGGGGTCCAAAATACATATGTTATTATTGTAAATGTAATACTGTATTATCTTTTCTGCTCAGCAGCTCTGCTGTCAAGGAAGGTCATGATACTGGTGATTCATCTAAACTCATTCCTGGGCATGACCAACAAGGGATGATGAAGACTATGCTGAAGAGGACATCTTTAAGACACTGGATGAGGAAAGAAAGTAGTACTATTGGACATGGGAGCTCTGATGGAAATGATCATATAGTTTGCAAAGAACATTCAGTGGATGTTGCAAGGTTTGTGACATAGACACATTGTTCTACTTGCACATTCCCTACATTTTATTTTCGTGTATCATTCACTAATAATGATTTCAAAATGCTACATTGGAGACAATACTAAGTCATGTAGAACTATTGCTTATTTAGACACATCACAGATCTCCAAAGAACTTTTTGTAATATGTTTTGCAAAATCTGGTAAAAAATTCAGACAACTGGCATTATGTTAGTCAAGGTTAAAAAAAAGGATTGCATGTAGAGATGTTGCTTCGTATTGAGACAATGATTGTAGACTTCTTTTTTTACCCTAAATACCTGTTTGGAAGAGGAGGATTGCTGATTGCTCTTGAAACTTAAAGAATCAATTCATTATTGATCCCAGTGTCGCCTAACTAAAGTTGTTTAGCTTTCTTTTCCTGTTGCCTTTTCTCTCCATGTTAAAAGCATCTGACTGAAAATATTGCTGTTACTGTTAGGGGaatgaaaaccctaaccctaatgtggGTTGGGAATATATTAATATAGCTGAGTATgtgggccaaggcccattacaGGAGAGAAATAGAAATACACAGTTACGCTAACAGTTACAAATACAACGATTGGAACATGTAGATGCATAGCAAAATGTTACCAGTAACTTGGTGGTTAAGCATTGTCAAAGAACTCTTTTTGGCCCTTTTCTAACTGCTAGATGTGATGGCATATTAAACTAGTAACACGAACTTCTCTTTTCAAGCACATGCATTTTCACAATAATTTTTCTGTTTCATGCTACTGGATTGCAGGTTAAGAGTTGAAAATGCTATGCTTCTTGAAGGTGTTGGTACTGTTGAGCATCTCACTTCTTCGGTGCATAGACTGCATATTGTGCTTTTGAAGGTATGCTATTTGAACTGACAGAATCAGCTTCTTATCATGGGGAAGATTTTTTTTCGAAAGCAATGCATGATCGATGCGTAGATTGCTAGATAAAAACTTTGCTACCTCACTGTACAATGGGCCTATCTGCTTCTGATTTTTAGAAGGGTGAGTGTCGTGTTGGTTGGAGTTGCTACACAGTATcggcgtcttgtggggagccttcgctacctcgtccacacacggcctgacttggcatactccgtcggctacgttagtcggtttctgcagcgaccgacgacggagcatgagcaggctgtgaagaggatcatccgctatgttgcggggactctcgaccatggtctctactacccgaggtgccctggggaggcacaccttgtcgggtacagcgatAGCGACCATGCCGGCGACATCGACAccagcaagagcacaagcgggatgTTGCAGATGCATTTGTGGGGCAGACTTATACTAGGAGACAGCAGAGGGAGAGCCGGATCCAGACCCAGGGCGGTGAAGCCAGCAGTTCTGCTCTAGCAGATAAGTCTCCAGCAGATAATTCTTAAGTTCCAGCAGATAAGGATTAGCTAAATAATAGCTAGGTTGTTAGCTAGATAATAGCAGGGAGTTGTTAGCTAAATAATAGCTGGGTTGTTAGCTAGATAATAGCAGGGAGTTGTTCGCTAAATAATAGCAGGGAGTTGTTAAGCAAGTTTATCTCTTATCAGTTGGTGCAGACCCTGGTCTATAAAGGGGAAGCAGTAGCATGTAACTAGGCATCGAAGGAAATACAATCTCCCTGTGGGGCGATTACCTCGGTCACCCTGGCTGACGGTGATCTTGCTCCTGCTTCTTCCTCTCGCTCTTCTCCACCATACACGCTCAGGTCCCTGTCCCAGGCTGCGCTGCTCCTCTATTCGCCCTTACGCACTCCTAGAAGGCCCAGGCGTATCAATTTGGTACCAGAGCCGATCGACGCCTCGACAAAAATGTCCGGCATCGAGAACGATCAGGGGGACACCATGGCGATACACGAGAAGCTGGATCGCCTCCTAGCACAGGTGACCACAATGAACAAGAGGATGGATACCCATGACCAGCGTCTAGCGCGGGTCGAGGGTACCATCGCAGAGCCCACCGACGATGGTTTTCTGCCCAATGCGGACGCTGAATCAGGTGCTTTCAGCGGCTGGAACGACAGGAACCGTGGCGGAAGCCGCGGTGGTGGCGGCAGCGGACAGTGAAGCAGCAAGACAGCGGATATAGGCGGCCGAACGTCAGCTTCCCAAACTATGATGGGGAGTCTGACCCCCTTACATGGCTGAACAAGTGTGCCACGTACTTCCGTGGCATGCGCACGCCAACGGAAGAAAGGGTGTGGATGGCCTCCTTGCACTTAGAGGGAGTGGCGGCGGAATGGTTCTACGCACTGGAACGCGACAACGGCGTCATTTCATGGGCGCAGTTCGTCGAATTCACCAACCTGAGATTCGGCCCGCCAATTCGCTCCAACCCTATGGCCGAATTAAAGGATCTCTACCGCACCGGCACTGTCGAGGAATACCAGCGGCAGTTCTCACTTCTTCTCGGCCGATGCAACGACCTTACTGCCATGCAGCAGGTCAACATGTTCACAGCCGGTCTTGGGGAAGCCCTGCGCACAGATGTTGAACTACAAGCTCCTGGAAATTTGCAGCGGGCCATGAACCTGGCAAGGGCCTATGAGAGAAGGGAACTAGAAGTAGGGAAAAGGGGAGGTTACAAAGCTGCTGGAAAGAGTTTGGTATTCAAGGAGGCCGGCAGTAGCACGCCATCTAAGGTAGCTGCTGCGCCCCGGCCTCGATTCAAACGGCTATCACCGGAAGAACTAGCAGCGAAGCGTGCAAAGGGGGAATGCTATCACTGCACAGAGAAGTACTCAGTGGACCACAAATGTGCTGCTCGAGGGGTTTTCTTGCTGGAATTAGAAGATGACACTGGAGAAGAGGAGGCAGTGACTGAGCTGGGCATATCATTGCACGCCCTGACAGGAATTGATGTGGGGGAGACTATGAAGCTTATAGTTCTAATCAAAGGAGTGCCACTCACAGCCCTGGTAGACACCGGTTCCACACACACATTCATCACAGAAGCAAAGGTGTCTGAGCTGCAGCTTCCACTGGAAAGGCGCCAAGGAGCAGTAAGGGTCGCCAATGGGGACAAGGTCACCAGCCCAGGATTCTGCACAGGATTATTCGTACAAATTGCTGAAGAGCGGTTTGCCCTGACTTGCTATGCTCTACCACTAGAAGGCTTTGATGTGGTGTTGGGAGTCCAGTGGTTGCGTTCCTTAGGCCCGATCCTATGGGACTTCGAACGTCTATCAATGACGTTCTGGAAACAAGGACGCAAGGTGTGCTGGACAGGGATGGGTAGCTCAAAACCCCGCTGTTGTGTAGTTTCAGAGGGCAAGGAATTATTGGACAACTTGCTGCAATCATACGAAGATCTGTTTGAAGAACCTCGTGGCCTACCACCAGCCCGACGCCATGATCACCACATCAGACTACTACCCGGCACAGCGCCAATAGCAGTGCGGCCATACCGCTACCCCCAGCTCTTAAAGGATGAGATCGAGAAGCAATGTGAGGACATGTTGCAGCAAGGAATTATAAGGGAATGCACCTCCGCATTCTCTTCCCCAGTGCTGCTAGTAAAGAAATCAGATGGAACATGGCGATTCTGTGTGGACTACCGGGAGCTCAATGGGAAGACTGTGAAGGATCGTTACCCCATACCAGTAGTGGACGAGTTGCTAGATGAGCTCCAAGGTTCCAGATTCTTCACCAAGCTAGACCTTCGGAGTGGGTACCACCAAGTGAGAATGCACCCCGAAGATGTTGACAAAACAGCGTTCCGAACACACCGAGGCCACTTTGAGTTCCTCGTCATGCCATTCGGTCTCACCAATGCCCCGTCAACATTCCAGAGCTTGATGAATGATATCCTCAACCCATTCATACGCAAGTTTGTGCTGGTATTTTTTGATGACATCCTAATTTATAGCAAGACGTGGGCGGCTCACCTTCAACAGGTCAAACAAGTGTTCCAAACACTAAGAACACATAAGTTGGCATTGAAGCGCTCCAAGTGTTTTTTTGGGGTCACTAATGTGTCATATTTGGGCCATATCATCTCAGCATCTGGAGTGGCGATGGATCCTGAGAAGATAGCAGCAGTAGAAACTTGGCCGCAGCCCAGAACTTTAAGGGCGCtgcgcgggttcctcgggctcacaGGATATTACCGGAAGTTCATTGCAAGCTATGGCAACATTGCTGCACCACTAACTGCCCTATTGAAGAAGGAAGCATTCCAGTGGTCGAAAGCAT
It contains:
- the LOC103644364 gene encoding uncharacterized protein, coding for MGLEIEQHLQRNARILEKRQALYDGFLRNGLSKLQKFYTCQKAEIMKILEEESLRLMKVVAEIQDKLTEFCINTEVSDHPADKIQCCDSSCKHVHVTKDISPSTCRKSDYPADLNSVSFDESKALAQALQEKMEALMLFSQEQERYLLEKQRDLIVIEELQKNLSQVKDEKVKVLMELTKLKEQYLLLKGSAVKEGHDTGDSSKLIPGHDQQGMMKTMLKRTSLRHWMRKESSTIGHGSSDGNDHIVCKEHSVDVARLRVENAMLLEGVGTVEHLTSSVHRLHIVLLKQEHKRDVADAFVGQTYTRRQQRESRIQTQGGEASSSALADKSPADNS